The Aigarchaeota archaeon genome contains a region encoding:
- a CDS encoding PadR family transcriptional regulator, giving the protein MFDYPLRIPALRYWARHMAAVPKGFLRYHVLELLNEKPLSGSEIINEIGRVTGGCWKPSPGSVYPLLAWLQDNGYIEEVPAQESGIKRYTLTAKGKSLLEEQRKIRSHFRMEKMTVVPPFYGLWLHIPPEYAEKINETFRRFFRAIFNLRMSLEEKFSESAMKEALDVLNDTAQKLEEIERRLREAAQS; this is encoded by the coding sequence ATGTTCGATTACCCTTTACGCATTCCGGCGCTTAGATACTGGGCAAGGCATATGGCAGCCGTCCCAAAAGGCTTTCTACGGTATCACGTTCTCGAGCTTTTGAATGAAAAGCCTCTATCGGGCTCAGAGATAATAAACGAAATCGGGAGGGTGACTGGCGGTTGCTGGAAGCCAAGTCCAGGGTCGGTCTATCCGCTCCTTGCATGGCTCCAAGACAATGGATACATCGAGGAGGTGCCCGCGCAGGAAAGCGGAATAAAGCGCTATACGCTCACCGCTAAGGGCAAGAGCCTCTTGGAGGAGCAACGAAAAATAAGGTCGCATTTCAGGATGGAAAAAATGACCGTTGTACCACCGTTCTACGGTTTATGGTTGCATATACCACCGGAGTATGCCGAAAAAATCAATGAAACTTTCAGGAGGTTCTTCAGAGCAATATTCAACCTTCGCATGAGTTTGGAGGAGAAGTTCTCGGAGTCTGCTATGAAAGAGGCGCTCGATGTTTTGAACGATACCGCGCAGAAACTGGAAGAGATAGAGAGGAGGTTAAGGGAGGCGGCGCAATCGTGA
- a CDS encoding translation initiation factor IF-5A: MSKPTDMGSLKVGHNIIIDGEPCKIVELEKSKPGKHGSAKVRLVAIGIFDGVKRSIVGPADSKVDVPIIEKRTGQVVSIGDVVSVMDSESLQIVEVPLPQDEALRDKIEPGVTVEYWTILGRHLLVAVK; the protein is encoded by the coding sequence ATGAGCAAACCAACCGATATGGGTTCTCTGAAAGTTGGGCATAACATCATAATAGATGGTGAGCCTTGTAAGATAGTAGAGCTGGAAAAGAGCAAGCCGGGCAAGCATGGCTCGGCCAAGGTCAGGCTGGTTGCCATAGGGATATTCGATGGTGTTAAGAGGAGCATTGTAGGGCCTGCAGACAGTAAGGTTGATGTCCCGATAATAGAAAAGAGAACTGGTCAAGTCGTATCGATAGGTGACGTGGTCAGCGTCATGGACTCCGAGAGCCTCCAGATAGTCGAGGTGCCGCTACCGCAAGACGAGGCTTTGAGGGATAAGATAGAACCCGGCGTTACCGTCGAGTACTGGACGATACTGGGCAGACACCTATTGGTCGCCGTTAAATAA